ATTCTCCAGAAACTGCTTCGGACGCTTGATTCAAGACGCTCATACGATAAAAAGATAAGGGAGGCTGCTGCCAGAATAGTGGAGCACGTCGCCAGTGGGATCCGTTTGGAGCAGTTCCCGGGAGGGATCAACAACATATCTTCACTCATCGACAACTTCGAAGAATACCGTCGACTCCAGCCAGACGAATCAGCATCATTAACATCAAACACAGATGAAGCCACTACAGCAACTGTGCCGCCGTCATCAAACACAGATGAAAACAATggtgatgaggaggaacaagggaGTTATTCATCATCTGAGTCTGAGTCAGAGCCAGAGCCAGAGCCAGAGTCAGAGTCAGAACCAGCGTCTGAGTATTCGGAGTCTGAACCAGAATCAGAGTCATACAACGGCATCAGTCGGCCATTATCATCTAATAAGCCGCTCAATGGATACAAAGATCTGGTGCTTACTGGTCTAAGTATCCTCTGGAGGCTCGCAGGCAGTGAGGACAACTGCATAATCATAAACAACACCAAACATCTTGTCTCCAAAATCATGGCGCCTGTTAGCTATGACCTAGTGCACCGGACCCATCATAGTGCATGGTCCACTAGTGTAGTAGAGGCCTCAATGAAGGTGATGCTTCGGCTCATCGCGACTGCCAAGAATACCAATGGAGACACTGCGGCTGATCTGTGTCGACAGACCTCGAACAAGGGAGCAATCACTACCATGGAAAAAATTGTTACCTGTGAGGAATGTAAAGGCGGAGAGCTGCAGATGACCGCCATGCAGATCCTGGTGCAACTAGGAAGATGTAGTTTCACCAAGATGCTCGTAGATCTCTTCATTAAAGGTAACTGCAGTGACGTTTCTATCAGAAAGACTGCAGGTAAAGAATTGGTGCTGCTGTTTCTCGACAGCAAAAGCGTCGCCGCCCTCCTCCCCAAGGAGGAAAACGATGAGTTTGTTGATGGTCTCGCTGAATTAGTTTCACAAGTTGGGAACGACAACGAATGCAGAAAAAGTGCAGCGGAAATTCTGGAGCATATGTGTATTCATTACACTGAGAATGACAAATATCTTCGGTGCCAGAAAGAAGAGAATGCCGAAAAACTTCGCGAAAGAAAAGAGAATGATGATTATCTCAGTACAATCAAGAATGCCATGGCCAGTGCGATGCCAAAGGTACGAGCATATAATAGTAACTTTCTATATTCCTTTCTTTTATTTCTTTATTCAGCGTATATACACATGCAAGGCGAATCCTCAAGTCAGTCTCTCAAACATTACCATTTCATAACCAGGTAGGTTTCATGTATGCTAAGATGTAAACGTGTTATTACCGCTGCAGGTTCTCAGAGAAATAATATTTGATCATGGGTTAACTGGAGAAGAAGGAAAGCCTGGATACATCAGACCAGATACTGACATCGAAAGCCAAGTCGCCACCGACGGCAAAATTGACGAGAATAAGAACAACAATGTTTCCTCATCTCATTGGCAAAACCAATACAACAAGTTGTATGTTGCCCTGATGTCCCTGTATGTCACAGCATGTGAGAAGTTAGAACTTGATATTGACGCAATTTCACCGGGAGAAGGAGACGAAGGAGAAGGTGTCGCGTTCAGGTTTGCGATGCAGATGGTGCAGTTAAGCAGAGATCGTGTCAGTGCCG
This Lolium perenne isolate Kyuss_39 chromosome 1, Kyuss_2.0, whole genome shotgun sequence DNA region includes the following protein-coding sequences:
- the LOC127342283 gene encoding uncharacterized protein, producing the protein MARRRYDYRWKEVQIINGYAVLLAYMIFSIRGIGLLVVTWTTVVLLGGFVSMIDEHDFWRLTVITLVQILWINASFLERMTSVWDMDSSSKTVKNLMTRKWQLANKARGGHPKLAVIQRVVAAVRVVVGWVLAVIHNVLLNLCILSAASLFAFGLLVTTSISIYGLVKHDYYGEDGDRRNMYPAHNVLYVLCVAQGAVFLYIFVLFRWEKTIVNQVSQAYGFQDGDRVVMNYCEETRWECNTKPSSADKRNLITYAIELVESKSSSSCLSGTLILDRLLTRQYSDKIKAPTLMEQEEEKQRQRQQQLQKQKRLDLEGKAEAQLIEKEEAKEEGRKSMEERKKREERRKKRQQREEAIIAQQRTVIKRLIGSASSTHILQKLLRTLDSRRSYDKKIREAAARIVEHVASGIRLEQFPGGINNISSLIDNFEEYRRLQPDESASLTSNTDEATTATVPPSSNTDENNGDEEEQGSYSSSESESEPEPEPESESEPASEYSESEPESESYNGISRPLSSNKPLNGYKDLVLTGLSILWRLAGSEDNCIIINNTKHLVSKIMAPVSYDLVHRTHHSAWSTSVVEASMKVMLRLIATAKNTNGDTAADLCRQTSNKGAITTMEKIVTCEECKGGELQMTAMQILVQLGRCSFTKMLVDLFIKGNCSDVSIRKTAGKELVLLFLDSKSVAALLPKEENDEFVDGLAELVSQVGNDNECRKSAAEILEHMCIHYTENDKYLRCQKEENAEKLRERKENDDYLSTIKNAMASAMPKVLREIIFDHGLTGEEGKPGYIRPDTDIESQVATDGKIDENKNNNVSSSHWQNQYNKLYVALMSLYVTACEKLELDIDAISPGEGDEGEGVAFRFAMQMVQLSRDRVSADSLTVIKLSTRIVIATMMKLQGTDCRAVKSAELERLIDSLTSVSDAMLDLEGSMIFTNGMMAIPATDGTLDSLVKEAQKLHHKIKSQDSGNNVS